A section of the Ictalurus punctatus breed USDA103 chromosome 8, Coco_2.0, whole genome shotgun sequence genome encodes:
- the ano10b gene encoding anoctamin-10, with protein sequence MSSPKQQQDSVSSVAEAMAPESWSKVSCPCCVSSEVEPLVLIHLAENVESSTKQWIMSMISAPHKAGGAHLLVHPGEDASWGRLVVAAPRCTLLRATEELGLCKADKEGNMVLFSFHDRNNFNNINDMQKFLTLAERQYIVQHELESMRAVKDQRIPGIPGDKGILKSRQNILQKLQKAGVIQDVFPLCDEKKLNALGKDWYLKKSLWGQPLESIHAYFGGSIAFYFSFLDFYTWALVPPAVLGVFITFFLPGAPPPDIPKADNSTPGPGSSDASDDLDLSVSSHMVQAVFSMIWSTVFMELWKRRSAALSYHWGTLTLTEQFQEPRPGFQGEMGINPVTGRREPLFPDWKRQMRVGLVSVPVVGLFLGLVVLGMVGFYFCESTMSSIHKASGSIITATLSYLPSVMHIVYTNMLGNAYRTVALKLTEWENHREESAHQNHHTTKVLVFTFFNNFAVLFHIAIFKQDLQLLRKRLSSLLILSQVVNQLTEVLVPFVVDRFYGSSQKELKEDDPAADHMQAEGSLPPFPGLFLEYIELLVQFGYLSLFSCVYPLTAVLLLINNITEIRGDAYKICRLFRKPFSPPEASIGVWQTAFEVLAFFSVMSNCWLLFLAPRIKAFTQDSGLNPSVVLIFTVIVEHVLIVVKMILAFVIPDEPEWVQIKKQQIEYRTILALKEQKVKRSKTAELPRS encoded by the exons ATGTCATCTCCAAAGCAGCAGCAGGACAGCGTCTCCAGCGTGGCAGAAGCAATGGCCCCTGAGTCGTGGTCCAAGGTTAGCTGTCCATGTTGCGTGTCATCTGAGGTGGAGCCGCTGGTTCTGATTCATCTGGCCGAGAATGTGGAGTCTAGCACCAAGCAGTGGATCATGTCCATGATCTCAGCACCTCATAAGGCAGGAG GGGCACACCTACTCGTACACCCTGGTGAAGATGCCAGCTGGGGACGACTTGTGGTTGCAGCACCTCGCTGTACCTTACTCAGGGCCACAGAAGAACTGGGACTCTGCAAAGCTGACAAAGAGGGCAATATGGTCTTGTTTTCCTTTCACGACCGTAACAACTTTAATAACATCA ATGACATGCAGAAGTTCCTGACTCTGGCTGAGAGACAGTACATCGTCCAACATGAGCTGGAGTCCATGAGAGCCGTGAAAGACCAGCGCATCCCTGGAATACCTGGAGACAAGGGCATCCTTAAATCCAGACAGAACATAC TTCAGAAGCTGCAGAAAGCAGGAGTGATCCAGGATGTTTTCCCCCTTTGTGATGAAAAGAAGCTAAATGCTCTTGGCAAAGACTGGTATTTAAAGAAAAGCTTATGGGGACAGCCTTTAG AGTCCATTCATGCTTACTTCGGTGGCTCCATCGCTTTCTACTTCAGCTTCTTAGACTTCTACACGTGGGCTCTGGTACCTCCAGCAGTTCTGGGTGTCTTCATAACCTTCTTCCTTCCTGGAGCGCCACCTCCTGATATACCTAAAGCAGACAATTCAACCCCTGGCCCGGGTTCCTCAGATGCCAGTGATGACCTGGATCTGTCCGTGAGCTCCCACATGGTGCAGGCTGTGTTCAGCATGATCTGGTCGACCGTGTTTATGGAGCTATGGAAGAGACGCAGCGCTGCTCTGTCATACCACTGGGGGACACTGACACTAACAGAGCAGTTCCAGGAACCAAGGCCTGGTTTCCAGGGCGAGATGGGAATCAATCCTGTGACGGGCAGAAGAGAACCACTTTTCCCCGATTGGAAGAGGCAGATGCGGGTGGGCCTGGTCTCTGTGCCCGTGGTGGGACTTTTTCTTGGACTTGTTGTCCTCGGCATGGTGGggttttatttctgtgaaagCACCATGTCTTCAATTCACAAGGCTTCCGGATCCATTATAACTGCCACGTTGTCCTACCTGCCCTCCGTCATGCACATCGTCTACACCAACATGCTGGGGAATGCCTACCGCACTGTTGCACTGAAGCTCACCGAATGGG aGAACCACAGAGAAGAATCAGCTCATCAGAATCATCACACAACTAAAGTTCTGGTG TTCacctttttcaacaactttgcTGTGCTGTTCCACATTGCAATCTTCAAACAGGACCTGCAGCTCCTACGCAAG AGGCTGTCATCACTGCTGATCTTGTCTCAGGTGGTGAACCAGTTAACGGAGGTGTTGGTGCCGTTTGTAGTAGATCGTTTCTACGGCTCTTCACAGAAAGAGCTGAAGGAGGACGACCCGGCTGCTGATCACATGCAGGCTGAAGGAAGTCTGCCCCCATTTCCt ggtCTATTTCTGGAATATATTGAGCTGCTGGTGCAGTTTGGTTATCTGAGTCTCTTCTCATGTGTGTATCCACTCACGGCCGTGCTCCTGCTAATTAACAACATCACAGAGATTCGCGGTGATGCCTACAAGATCTGCCGCCTCTTCCGGAAGCCCTTCTCTCCACCCGAGGCCAGCATAGGCGTCTGGCAg ACAGCATTCGAGGTGTTGGCGTTTTTCTCAGTCATGTCGAACTGCTGGCTGCTGTTTTTAGCTCCACGAATAAAAGCATTCACTCAGGACTCTGGACTAAACCCGAGTGTTGTGCTGATATTCACTGTCATAGTGGAG CACGTTTTGATTGTGGTGAAAATGATTCTGGCCTTTGTTATTCCTGACGAACCAGAGTGGGTCCAAATCAAGAAGCAACAGATTGAATATCGCACCATACTGGCCCTCAAAGAGCAG AAAGTGAAGCGTTCCAAGACTGCTGAGCTCCCTCGCTCATAA